The nucleotide window GCGCTGGAGGTGTGACCACCTGGCAGTTGGACAAAAAGTTCTTTTCCCATTTGGTGACACTGACAAAGACATGGTAAAAAAGCACCCAGAGACAAAGGGCCTTAGAGGGGTCCTGATCCCACGTCATATAGGGGACTGGACCTCCTGTCAGAAGCTCCCAGGGTCCTCCTTGACAAGGTCTCAGCCTGAGCAGAAGGTCCAAGACGATGGTGTTTTTAATCCTcctgttcttttttcatttttaccccCCCAGCTATAGAATGGGGGAGGTGCTACTAATACCCCCTGAGAAGGGCTGGCCAGCACCGCACAACGCCGACACCTTGACCGCGTGTCAcagcaaaggggggggggacgacgacgTGGGGTCGACCACACAGACCACCGGGAGCAGGATGCCGCCTGACCGTACGACACAATGGACCGCGGTTCGACTACCGCCAGTGTCCGGTGAGACCGTGCTGCTCATCATCAGTGGGACCGTTGTGTCCCGTTATAGTGGGAAAGATGATGACTCATCATCCATCTGCTTCATTTTTGGCTCATTTGGTTGGATACAAAACTGTGTTTAATcctttcatttatctgatggggacttacactgatttacccctttgttaagcagggtaatttttactgtatcagttcggggtaagaaccttgatcagggtcactacagcagaggtgggatttgaacccctgaTCCAGCTTTAGCcaatacgccacctgctgcccgtttACATATAGGGTTTACTTTTCCTCCCCAGCGGGTTCACACCCCGGATCATATTTCCTCCTTTACTGTGGTACTTCATTCACCTCCGGCCGGTGGGGGGGTCATGTGACCCCTGTGTCCATAAATCCCTCACCTTAAAATGTAgcttaatttttcattcttaTATTCAATAATCAGTTTTCTGCCACCTCTGTACTTTAAACCCTTTTTTATGCTGCTTTATTtgtgcgggggaggggggagggggtagaCAAACAGCTCCGGCGTGTGACGGTAACGGATCCCGCGCGGCGCCTCAGGGCTGCACCTCCGTCGCTGTGATCGCGGCGTCGCGCCCCGAGCGAAACGCAGAAGGCCCCCCGCCAGGAGGAGCCTCGCTTCGCCCACAGGGAGCCCCCGCCAAACACTTGCTACCTCACAGCTTAAAACACGGTAAAAGACAGCAGGCGACCGCATGGGGAGCGCAGCGACTTCACGGCAAAGACGACGTATACGGATAGTGAAATTTACAGtcttttacccatttgtagagcagggTAACTTTTGCTGTACCGGTGCATGGTAAGTACCTCCAGCACGGGcgctagagcaggaggtgggattcgaacctgcatccCTGCATCCCTGGAGCTCtgaccactgcgccccctgctgcccggTGCCAGTCGCAGAAGCTTTGAGGGAGACGACGCGTGAACAATGTACACGCGTGTCGGCGCCGCCCTCACAACAGGCGTGCGACTCCAGGGTAAAACgagtaaaatgggtaaaatgcgTCAGCAGAGTCACTGCAGCCAATGGGCTTGAGGGGCGGGATCATGGTAAAGATCACGGTAAAGGGAATAGAGAAAGTTTTCACTTTGTTCTCTGGAGTTTCTCTCCTGTTCTTCAGACACCATCTCCATTTTTGACCCTTTGAGGTCCcctgaccgccccccccccccccccccccacctcgctGACCGTGTCGCCCGTGAGCCGGACGGCTGCATTGACACCAGCCGGGGGGGTGAAATAATGTATAGAAATTATTCAGAAAGCTGCGTGTTTACGTGTTGCGTGTCGCGCTCCAACCTCCGTTGCCAAAGATGTGTCACGGCGGCGCCGGGTCCGCGGTCACCGAGCGGCGACCTCCTCGACTCGACTCTGACACGCTTCTCGTCCTCGGCTCCGCACGCCTGCTCTGTATGCCTAGCGCTCGCCTTACCCCGCGTCACGGCGGGAGGTCAGCTGTCAAAGGGCCaggcgctcacacacacacaccctcacgcTCACACATACGCTCACGCCCCGTAGGCgaccgtggggggggggggggcgcagaaACGGACCGTTATTAATAAGCGAATTACGAGCCGCTCggactcctttgtccaaagtgacttatggcGTTTGATCCGCTTCAGCTTCTGGGCACTTGACCTCCTGGAGCAGCTGAGGGTGACAGAGCGGCGGGTCTCAAACTGCTAACCTTCTGCTCTGGAGTCTCGGTCCTTCACTGCGACACCATCTGGGACCGAACGTATAAACCAAAACACGCGTGGAAAGACGTAGGTCCGAAATGTAGAGTAACTGGTGAAACAGTCTTCGGATGGTCATGGGGTCCGGAGTCTATCATGGAGGCAGAGTACATCCTGGGTGGGACATCAGTCAATCGCAGggcagtctctcacacacacacacacacacagtacaggcaCTTTAtagtcagcagttcacctgacacatgtgtctttggactgtgggaggaaaccagagcacatgaggaaactccacagagactgaaccAGATTCGCACCCGCAGCTCGGGAATTTGGAGGCTCTTAGAGGCtacgtccgtccatccatccattgtcgacaaccgcctgtcccgagtggggtcgcggtgaaccggagcctaatccggcaacacagggcgtaaggtcgaagggggacgggacacacccgggacgggaagccagtccgtcgcagggcaccccaagcaggactcgaaccccagacccgccgcgCCACCAGTCCCCCCTTTAGAGGCTACGATTAAtctttattaacattaattGGGACATTTTAGAGCCAATAGCACACAAAACGGCATCATATTTGTTTGATGGCGTCCtgattatttgctcatttttctgAAGCTCGTCTCACTTACCGCGCTAATTTTTGTACGGTGAactaattacactgatttacccatttatacggcaggGCTCAGTCACGGCCACATTTAACATAGAAATCCGTGCAATTTCAGTTCTGGGTTAGTGGCCTGATCAGGGGAACTACAATaagggggtgggattcgaacccgagcccTTCGTGTGCGCCACAGATACGGTAAGCGGTGAGCGCAGAGCTGCTGGAGCGCAGTCGGTCTGCGAATCGTCTTCCGGGAAACGATGAGCGATGAGCGGCTCCTGTCGTTACTGTCTCGTCCGCAGAGAACGAAAACGACTGCGCTCaaaacacccccacccccagggctCATGCTATTGGCCGAGATCTACCCCGGTAAATGCTCCCTTTCTCAAATATGTAAATCATCACTAAGCCCATCTGTCGGTCGGAAAGATTAGCGGCGCCGTACCGGGGCCTCGCGTTCGCCTTCGGGGCGCACCTCGGCGCCTGCGAGGACAGGTGTTTGCTCCAGATGTGCGGCTGGCGGTGTGGGCGGGGTTAACGGGCCCCGCCGGAAGCGGCGACCCGTCCGGACCGCGGGAAAGGCCTGCGATTCGGCTGTGCGTCCCGGGGTGGAATCGAACTGCCCGCACCCCAGGAGTTGGGGATCGATGATCGAGGGCGGCGACGCCTCCCGGCGGGAAGACGGATGCGAGCGGCGTGTCCCTCCGGCGAGCGGGACGCGAATTGGAAGACAAGGCTCGTCCCCCACGTCGGCGCGTCTCCTTGTCCCGGCACGGCGGGCCGTAACATTAAGACCCTGTAATCCACGTGAAATAACAGCAGCGACCGAAGGCGCGGAAAGTGCCCCCCGGAAACGAGGGCGGAAGAAACGGCGCCGATTTATTGGTCGTGTTGCGCGGCGTTGAGTCGCTCGCCGGCACCGCGACGCACAGATGGACGGAGCCGGCGGGAGGCTGCAGGCCGCGAGCCCCGTCGCCGCCTTGTTTAACGCTCCGCTTTCTTTTGGCGAGATGCAATCATGTAATCCTGCTTATCGTAATCCGCGCTAAATGTCAGCCGGCGGAACGGAGGGCGGGAACTGCGGCGGATTTGCGTGAGGAAGCGATCCtcgcggggggagggggtggcggCTCGGGGCAGGAGGGGATCGATCGCGGCTCGCGAAATCGTTCCGAGTCGCGTCGCCTTGTGTTGCGCGTGCGACGCCAACCCTCCTTCTCACCCTGCAGTGCGTACATTACACTGGTACATTACACTGGTACAGCAGCTAACCTCATGCCTGcattatactgtactttatctcacgcttttctccaaaacaactcgCACTGTGCCGGTTgagcactaagctacttacaccgatttacgcCTTTATATGGCAGGGTCATTTTGACTTGATCGGCTCAGGGTAAATAGCGCAATCAATCCTGGCAATATGAAGTGCCgcctctaaccgctgcgccacctgctggccatgtTGGTCATTACAGGGGGGTTGAAACAGCTGTCCTCCTTAACCGTCTCTCCCAATTGTGATGTATTTTGATACTTTGCtacacatggggggggggggtgagcaaATCAGACTGCTAATCCACACTAGTCATGCGGCCTGAGCTCACTGTGGAGTCGCTCGCTCTGGACGGCAGACGGAGAGCACGGAAGCCATCAATCACGTGCGGATCTCGAACccagacacacgcacgcacacccccacccaccgATTTCCGCATGAGCGCAGCGCTCAGGGTGTTTGCTATAATGGAAAAAGGAAAGGCGACTGATCCCGGACAGAAGGGCTTCTTTTCTTGCACATTTGGCTACagaacagcagggggcatagtggctAAGGGCACCAGCTCATCTATCtatctgcctgtctgtcagttCCAACTGATCCTTGGCCAAATTTTAATGACTATATAATTgggcagggttagggttagcaaaCTTGTCAATCAATTCATCCTCTGATCAGATTAATCTAAACCGCTTTTTCCAGTACTTGCCACATCCCTCCAGGACGGTTTGAGGAATCCCgtgcagggccagcaggtggcgcagcggttggaGTCACTCCCTTGCTACGGGAAGGTTCTTGTACAAATCCCatgtcctcctgctgtaggaccccgATGTAGCGACTTACCTCAGGAGTCACAGTACGAATTACCGTACTTGCACCGACCCCCTGGAGCGACGTCCCCGTCGCCGCCGCCACCGCGCCGGTTAAAGCGGTGAGCGTTTCTCTGCGCTAATTGGCTCATGTCAGTCCTGAGATGAAGGTAAACAAGAGGAGCCCAGGAAGGCTGGGACAAATATGAGATAATTACACGGAGGCGGGGGGGGCGGACGAACGCGGAGCGCCACCCGGTGCGGACCGCCGACTTCCCGCTTTGAACGCTCAGCTCCCCTAATTAGACGTCGACGACGGCGCCGGGCGGAAGAGCTGCTGTCTCGGCGAAGAGCCGcagacgacgacgacgacgacgacgagtCGGAAAACGGGCCTCGGTGCGGAGTGGCTCCGTGCGAAACGCATGAGACGCGAGAAGAAAGACGCGCGGAACAGGGGCCGTGGCGCCTCGACACGTTTCGTGTAGGAGGGAACCCGGAAGCGGCGGGACCGGACCCGGCGGGGGGCCGACCCGGATCCGTCGGCGGTCGTGAGGCGGACCGTGCACGCGCCGCCGCCCCGCCAGTGACGTGTGCCACGGACCCACCGTTCGCTCTCAATGCGGTTTCCACACTCCGGAGCCCCTCGCTCACACTCGGTccagctgcaaaacaaaacaatcatcAACCGGATTggctgggggcagctggtagtgtagtggttagagggtcgcaggttcgaatcccacctccagctgcagtagcaTTCCGTAACTGTTCGATGACCCGTCCGTGATGTTCTATGACCGCCGTGCGGCTGTTCTACGACTGCTCCGAGACAGCTTTGTTACCGCTCAACAGCAGTTCCTTCACTGCTCTTCGTAGCTCTTCTACGACCGTTCTATCATCTCCCGGTGACCGCAACACGACCATTCCGTAACTGTTCCGCGAGTGCTCCGTGATCGTTCGGTGACCTCGAATGTTCTATGACCGCTCCAGTGTCCCGTGACCACTGACTGTTCGCGGCACAACCCGGAACAGGGCCGTCACCACGCGGACGGCTTTTTACCCGAGTCGCGCCTTGACGGACGAGTCACACGGTAGCCTGAAGAAAGCTGCACACGATGGAGGGGAAGGAAACGAACGTAATATAACCCACGGGTTGATTTATTACCCTTTCTGCCCAGGAAATACCTGCGAGTGGACTGCGCTCCAGAGGCACGCGAGTTCGGAGCGAGCCAGAGGACGAAGGCTGAGGGACCGACGAGGGGCCTGCGGATGGAGCGGAACGGAGAACAAGAACGACCGGAGCGGCGCATGGACTTCATTAGGGACCGTAACCATGGTTACGTGGAAACATGAGCGAACGGCGGACCTCTGATGCGGTCGCAGTAAATCTTCGAGTTTCTCACCTGATGTAATGGCGTAAAAGGAGCAAAGTGCACCGCAAACGAGCGGCGCGCTTCGTGTTGCTCTTTTACTGCCTTCATAATACCGGGAAACGATTACGTCAAACTTCACGCTGCGACCGAGCAAAACACTTAGCAACTTCAACggtcatttctcatttttactcGGGCGATATTTCACCCGCGTTCATTTTGAGGGAAAGCGCTGCAGTTCGAGGTTCCGTCGGCGACTCTCGGTTACGCGCCGCCGCAGCAGCGAGGTAAAACACGGTAAAACATGATCCTTACTTCATCATAACCCCTAATAGTTCACATTAGTCAACATTTAACCGTTTGCTTTGTCCAGATCTCACTGGCAACGACACACCGAGGACACGGTGGAGTCTACGGAAGGTCACGGAAGGTCACGGAAGGCCATGAAATGTCTCTCTCGTGGTAGTTTTGTGACCGAATAATTAATAGTGCTCCGTGTTCAtggccgcacacacacacacacacacacacacacagagctcatcCGCTCCTCCAGTTGTTCTTCCGAGCAGGAAAACGGTAAAAAGTAACGAAATGCGTGCGGTCGCCCTTGGGGGTGTGGGAGGGCGACGCGGAGCAGGACCGCGCCTTTCCGAGAGCTCAGCTACACCGATtgaaagggaggaaaaacaaaaacgtgGTATTTTTGCTACGGAAAGTCACCTTCTCAATGTGCTCTTTGTGATCGGGGCTGCGGTGATTAATTAGTTATGCAGCATTTCGGAATGAGGCCACGCGTTTGGACGGGGACGAGGGGGCGGCGGTGGCTGTCGGGGGGGGGTCAGTGTGGCATCTCTAGAGAAGAAGGTGGAGTGACActggtgcggtgcggtgcggaaCGGCAAGAGGAGGGTCCGGCAGGAGGTGCAATGAACTACGGACAAGCAgaggcggggtgggggtgggggggatgtgtcactgtgctctttttttttcccttcaccgCGTTTGAgtgtttaagtgttttttttccgtCACGTGCAGTTCATCTCCTCGAGGACCACAGACGGTCTCCAAGTGGAGCTCGATGCAGTTTTCGGCTTCGGGCACAAGGACGACGGTGCGACCGGTCGACCGCGGCGCAAATTAGAGAAAAATTACCATGATCACAGGTACGGTAGCTGGACGGCAAACGTCCTCCTCGCGGACAACTGGACACGCCTGTCTTTCCTCCTTCTATAAATATAAACCTTTTCCAGCACCTAGAAAGGAGCTGAAAGGTGGTTCTCACTGAAATGTCGTGTAAAACACAGCAGGTTCGATGCCCTTTTGGCACAAAAATACATCCGCCGATGTATGAATACACATCCAAAAAGCGCTCATatctttaaaatgattttccatgtttatccgacacttttctccgctAAGTGAcgtatttatttacccattcatacacacaaGTAATTATTAGTGCATCAACTGAGGGTAAGTGCCGTGATCAAGGTGAGGCTCCAATGTGGGACAttcaagtgcaaggtggcatCTCTGAGCAGGTGACCAAGTGACAGGTTACATCTTTTCACAGCATTTAAGGGTAGGGTACCTTCATGACCGAATTAGCTCCAATTTTTATGCTGATATTTCCTACAAAGTCATTTGCGAAGAGCGATAAAAGGGCACGCTGTGAGGGCGCGATGAGTGAGAGCTATTTTAATTGCACATACAAACaaaagtttaaataataatcatgatTAGAGAACGCAGGATGTTTTAATTGTGTAAAAGCGTGCGCTTAATTGGACAAAATCATTTAGCGGTGCTAGAGAAGACTGGTGGTGTTCGTAGCTCGAGCTGTTGATGTCGTCACCTCGACCGGCGACGAAACGTTTGCGGTCCGAACATCTGGACAAAATCGTCTTCGAGGTTGTTCATTTCTGTCGTCGGTGAGGCCGGTGCAGGAGGACACACACTTACAACAAAGTCGGTATTCGGCGAAAGAAAGGAAGTTGCACGGAAAGGGGGGCGATGAGCAGAACGAGGGTTCGACGCTTGCCGGATGCGGGCCGAAATGTGGACGCACGGTGCGGTCGGCCGTTTGGTGCGTGTACCGAAGCGTCCGCCATTCCGCTTCCCCACGTGACGCGCTTTACCGCCGATTCTGGTTCTGGCCCGGGTCCTCCCGCTCTCCGCTGGTGCTCCGGCGACCCCAGCGGCGGCGCTCTGACAAGCCGACGGCTGCCAGTCTCACCAATTATCCCACACTTAGAGGAACCGATGGAATCCAGGCCTCGGAGCGTCTCGGTTCGGCCACGGCTTTGAATAACGTGCGTACGGTGGCAAAGTGCGTAGCCCTCGCACGGGACAGGCAACAAAAAACCGGATGGAAAACAGACGTTTCAAGAAAAGTGAtggaaaaaatcaaatgaaaactgtaaGGGACGACTGAAGGGCATCCAGGAAGAGCAGCCGACTTGCTCTTTGCGGAGTTTCGACCGCAGCCTGCAGGAACGACCCCAGCAAAATCTGGAGAAGGAGCTACCGGCAAAATCGCGATTCACTCAAAATTTGCATAGCCAATTAGTTGTGTTCAAGCACATCACAATCCAGCCTGGAACCTTTGTTTCCCGTCCTCGTGACTTCACAGTTTGCTGTCGACCGTGGGCGCCACTTCCACCACCACCTTCCCGATGTTCTTACGGGCGTACATGTAGTCGACGGCTCGGAACACCGACTCCAGGCCCACGAACCTCCCACCAGGAGCCATGTCCCCGCGATCGACCTCGCACACGAGCGCCCCCCTGACACACATCCGCAGCATGCTCTCCATCGCCTCCCGGTAGTCGGACAGGAAGTGAGGCAGGAAGAACCCGCGTACGCTGGCCGATTTCTTCAGGAGCTTAGCCGGCAGCGCTGCGGACCGCACCGGCGGGACGCCGAGGTCCGACTGGTAGCCCGAGATGAAGCCGATGACTATGAGCCGACCGTGAGCGGCGAGGCTGTTGAGGGCCAGGTCGAAGACGGTGCCCCCGACTGACTCGTAGACCGCATCCACGCCGCCGGGGTACTCCTTACGCAGCACAGCGGCCAGGTCCTCCGCCTTGTAGTTGACGGGTCTGTCGCAGCCGATGGTTTTCAGGAATCCGGCCTTCTCGTCAGAGGAGCAGGTCCCCACCACGTGGCAGCCCGCCTTCTTGGCGAACTGCACCGCGAACTGGCCGGTTCCACCGGCCGCCGCCGTCACCAGCACGGTCTTACCCGCGGCCAGGTCGCCGAGGCGCCGCAGAGCGATGTGGGCCGTGGCGCCGCTGAGGAGCAGGGTCAGGAACTCGGGCTTGACCGAGGGGACGCGGATGCTCTTCTTGGCGGGCACCACCATGTACTCTGCGAACGCGCCATCGCTGAAGTAGGCCACGGGATCTCCGACGGCAAAGTGGGCGCTGGCGCTCAGGCCAAGGCCGACCACCTCGCCGATGCCCTCAAACCCAGCGTCGAACGGTGGCTTGACGGACGGATCGTAGCGGCCCGCCGAGTAGTTGATGTCCGAAGCGTTGATGCCGACGAACCTACGAGAAGAGAGGGAAAGACGGCAGAAACACACCAGAAGGGGGCAGTGATGAACGACTGTCCTGCATGATGAGGAAAGGAAAGGTAGACGGCAAACTGCGAGAACGGCCAAAAAGACTCACAAGTGGCGGCGTTTATTTCCTATAATTATGTCATCTTATTtcctttactttttcttttctttactcGGTGGAAAGTGTCCTCAGGGCAGCTGCATCAGGGTCAGCTGctgattttctttattgtttgaGGGTGTCGGCGTCGACCGTCCAAAGCACTTCGGTGCCGAGTCCAAAACAATTCACATGACACTTTGATATTTCTGCTAATATGAGGAACCTCTGGAGCCGGAAGCTTCCGACAAGTTTGGAAACACCAGCCCAGCTCTGGGAAAACTGCAGGCgaatcttaacaaaaaaaagggggtggctgggtgggggggaatccaaacaaaacacagcGCATGCCATAACGGTTCAGTTTCCACGGAGACACTTGTGcacaaaatacactttttaatcTTGTATGTTTCTTTTCCCCAGACAATTTTTCTGAAAGCCTTTAATCCCACTTAATATCTTGGatagaagaggaggaagaaacacacgaaacaaatatataaattaagcGATTTTCTGCGTTCCTGAGGCTCTGCTGCTCTGACTCATCTTTGCGCTTCACGCAGAAGAAGCTTAAACAGAAATATGACAACCGCTCTTCATTACGGCTATAATATTCCAATTTAGCCCaagaaaactttgttttgtttcatgctgctctgttttcctcttttttatcAACATGTCATTGTCTGGCACCCGGGAGCAGGTTCCCGGGGTGGCCGAGAGCTTCCGCTACCTATAAAGATTAAAACGTGCGGGTCGCGACCTTCCCCGCGTTCCACGAGGTTGTGGGATTTTACAGATGATCCTGATGCGGTTTGAACCGTCGCTCGCAACCATTTTCCAGTGCTTTCGTTCAGAGGGATCCCTGCGAAGGTCTAGAGCACGTGGTGAAGCACTTCGCTGGCACCGCTGTCCCTGTCCAGCTCCCGCAGCGGGGTCTGGCTCCCCTTAAACGAGGCACTTGACCCAAATTACCGCGGTAAAATAATGCAAAGACGGGTAAAGCCGTAAAACTGCAAGTTATGTAAATCCCTTTAGatgaaagcaaataaattatGCAGACAATGTGCCGAACGCTTTAGCCCGAGAGCGTGAACGTGACTCGGGCCCGGGGCACGGAGGCACCGGAACGTGCAAATCGCTCCGTCTCCCGTGTCTCCGTGCGTCCCGTGTCTCCGACGTGTGCTGCAGAAACGAACGCTTCCTACTGCCACCTCCGAGCCCgtttcccctcccccgcctTCCTGTGCGCACGACTTGCTTCCCAATATGTCCAGTTACTTCATGAGCCTTCGGTGGTTTTTTTGGTCCCTAAATACCTCCTATTATGAGGTTTTTTCTGAGgttctgctgctttttcagGCCTCTTTCATAGAAAACCTGCAACACAGCACAATACAGCCCTactgccaataataataataataataataataataataatgtctccatggtaacaaaCAGATCAAATGGTGACCTTGTAAATCCCTGTGGACATAGTTATACATTTCATATTAATAACATCTGGATCTGGATTAACATCTGGATCTACTGCACAGTCAGACAGGAATTTACCATGATAGTGGAATTACCCTGAAAcggaaaaaatgtcttttaggCTCTGACTGGTGAGACGTGAGTCCTGATCATTCTTCTCAAGCACAACTGGTATCTATACAGATAGATAgtaatattcatttttcataataataatttaccgTGAGGACCgctactacagcaggggtgggattcacATTTCAGTCTTTTGGTTGGAAGGTAAGAACttcagccactacgccacctgctgcccagtggCGATTCCACAGCTGGCGCCAGGTCTGCTTGGATGTTGTTACTGCACCCATCTGCACCACGCTAACACG belongs to Scleropages formosus chromosome 18, fSclFor1.1, whole genome shotgun sequence and includes:
- the LOC108940580 gene encoding prostaglandin reductase 3-like, with the translated sequence MFASPLVANSTRKGLGLCAALGSALVSGPRRSIIDLSYSSHFMDFGGSAIPPSMKKLVVHALSPRFGDAVRVDTCPVPTPGDTDLLVRNRFVGINASDINYSAGRYDPSVKPPFDAGFEGIGEVVGLGLSASAHFAVGDPVAYFSDGAFAEYMVVPAKKSIRVPSVKPEFLTLLLSGATAHIALRRLGDLAAGKTVLVTAAAGGTGQFAVQFAKKAGCHVVGTCSSDEKAGFLKTIGCDRPVNYKAEDLAAVLRKEYPGGVDAVYESVGGTVFDLALNSLAAHGRLIVIGFISGYQSDLGVPPVRSAALPAKLLKKSASVRGFFLPHFLSDYREAMESMLRMCVRGALVCEVDRGDMAPGGRFVGLESVFRAVDYMYARKNIGKVVVEVAPTVDSKL